The sequence AACATTGGAAAAACTTGTGCTTACATTCATAAAACCATCGTCCCCAGACTGAAATCCCTCAattaagaagaaagaagaaaccccaaatttctaaaaaaaaacaaaaacttctACTTACATTTCCCAGACTGAAAACCCCAATTGAGAAGAAATAACAAACCCCTAATTTCTAAAAACTGAAAcagcgattgattaagaacttgTAAATTTGGTAACAGCTTTAGTACCCTCGGAAACAGCATGTTTAGCCAATTCACCAGGAAGAACAAGACGAACAGCAGTTTGAATCTCCCTTGAAGTAATAGTTGGTTTCTTGTTATACCTTGCTAATCTGGATGATTCAGCAGCAAGTTTCTCAAAGATATCATTAATGAAACTGTTCATGATACCCATAGCTTTGCTTGAAATACCAATATCAGGATGAACTTGTTTCAAAACTTTGAAGATGTAGATCTTGTATGTCTCTActgatttctttgatttcttcttcttcttatctgttGATGAAGCATCCTTGCTTGGCAATTTCTTCTCAGCTCTGGGTTTCTTCTCTGCTGGTGCCTTTTCAGCTTTCTTTTCTTCCGCGGGTTTCTTCTCTGCTGGTTTCTTCTCTGCCGGTTTCTTCTCTGCTTTCGGAGCCATCTGAACGGAAACGGAAAattgatcggaaactgaaatgtTAAGAAAAGGTAgtgaaggtgatggtggtggtgtttgttttgatattggACGGAGAGAGCTAGGTGGTGTATTTATACAGAGTAGTTGGTGGAGTATGATTGGTGCGTTTCGTGTCATACAGATCAACAGGATGCACCGTTGATTGTATTAAAGGGAATGTAAGGTTAAGATACTTCTCAGATTAACTAAGAAGAGCGGGAAACTGTGGTTTTAGGCGGGatgttttgaaatttggggtagcataatttcacccaacagttttgtactccctccgtccccgtTATATATAATGGCGGAGAAGtgaatttaatttttttgatttcctaatcctcttttttgttttattctttGTACAATTTTCAACACTAGAAACATTAACTTAATTGTGGTGATAATTAACTATAATAAATAAAGACAATATATGGAAAAACCCATCTTGGAATTGAAAATCTGCCTATCTAATGAGATTACAAATTTTTACAACTCCGTCTTTAaaatagggacggagggagtagctgTTTAGCTAAATGAACCCTCTTTTATGACAACTCGTTTTTAAGGTGGATTCTTTCATCACGGCCGTTCATTTTCTACCCAAGCTTTTGTTATGAtagttcatccttgaaaaacATTTGTATATAATGTTACAATTATTTTTCCAAGTGAATTTTTTCCATGACAATTCATAATATGGAAATTAGTCTCTATCATGGCAGTCGGTTTTCTAGGGTGAACTCTCTTGCATGTTATTTCATGTTAAATGATAGACTTTTATTTGGTTTTCTAAGCTTGAATACCCATTATCGGTAAAGATAATATTTTCATCCGAAATTTAATTTGAAATGTTAATCTCTACTCTTTTATCTGGAACTTGAAGCTTTGGACTGACAATATCACTAAAGCTTTTATCGATAGCTTTTTTTATCTACACGTGTGAATTGACAATGTCGGGAAAACTGGAACAAGCTTTTATTTACGATTTTATATCTACAACTCCGAAATTACAATGTCGGGAAATATGGTGAAGTGACTAAACATTATATCTCAATCTGAAAACATAAAACCCAACTAGAAGTAACAATGTCTAGATACTTGGTGGGGTAACCAAATGCTTAGCCAAAATTTCTAAAATCTTTATTCTCGAAATGTTGGTTGTAAAGGCATATTTGGTCATTGTTGTATGATTAAATGAAGCCAAATATATACTATAAAGAGCAAAAGAGTAAATAATCTATCATGGTGGAGAGCATGCATCATTATAATGATGCAACCCACATCACTGGTGGTTAGGTAATTAACTCATAACACACACTTTCTTAACAACGATATGAGAACTTAACTACCCATTTGAGCAGCAACCTAAGCTATCTCAACTACTTAAGCTATGTTGGAAATATCTAAAATAAAAGTCAGATCTAAGACCACGAGAAAACCCAAGAAACTATTCACGTCGATAAAATGCTTAACTGTCAAAAGACAAGGAATAAAATAAACTAAGTCAAAAAGCACATACTAGAGGACTAAAGTCCAACTTCAGCAGGTCGAAAGACTAAAGTTGAATAACCCAGGTCGAGAGACTAAAAATCCAAACAACATAGACTGAAAGACTAAAAAATTTAGAAAGGTCAAGCGAGACCAAACTCAGACTCATAAAAGTAAAAGATATCCCAGGTCGAGCATTTAAGCTAAAAGATATGAACTAAATCCTAAAATTTCAATTAAGGCACTGTATctcaaaaagaaaaattggcaAAAGCTAAATATTATTGGCAATATGCATCTAAACTCTGAACATATTTTTTGAATCGGAATCTCGAACTTTGAAATTTCGTTAAGTTGAAAGGGGTAAGGGTGGGGGTAGCAAAGAGAGTACAAATGTCACTATGAAATAAACATCAAAGTTGTACGAATATAAACACAATCCAAATAAGTGAAATTTTCATTTAAAGTCAAAAGAGAGATTGTAGTACAATTTAAAAATTAAAGACCTCTTAATCAGGAAACTCTGGTATTTGAGAAGCATCATTAGTTCGATGTGAACCCTCAACATCAACACCAAGATTTACATTTGGAGCAGGGACATAAGTATCATCAGCAACAAAAGTTGTACTGATATCCTGATTGGAACTCTCCTCAATATCAAAAGAGTGGATGGGGAGAACCTCGGAAATGGGTAATTGATCTCCGGTATTCTTGAGGTCTTATTTCAATCGAGAAATCTTATCTTTGAGAAGATTCTCATTCATCCTATGTTTTCTATATACCGAGAAATCAAATCCCTGACTTTATCCTGACACTTCTTTAGGAGTCACATGATCTCTGGTTGTTAGATTTCTCAAGATCAAGCTTAGCTTTCAGTTGCGAACATGTGACCTTGAAAGGATGTATGAAGGATGTCTCATCCGCTTTCAATTTCAAACGCGGAGTTCGAAGAATACCACTGGTGAATTCGTTCATCAACTGAAAAAGGATTCCaatggttggaattaatagacaTAGTTTAATTAATCAGAACTAGAATCGTAAAGCTAATCGAAGTTAAAAAAATTAATTACTTCCACAACAAATTTTGAAGCCATTTTATCTTCAACATTAGTAATTGAAACAGGTGCTAAGAGAACGAGATTCACATGCCCACATGCATTATGCAGGAACTCAAGTGCATAAGCACCATCGAACTCTATTGTTTAAACTTGAGTTTCATGACCAATCCAAATTTGGAGGTCATGACTCATGAGTACCAGTCGCCAATATACCAAAGAACATACTTCGAAAAAGACTAAAAATAATGTTCAGTTTCCCTAGATTATACATcgagagaaaaaaataataatgtgaTTTCGCAATATTACATGTGTTTGTTTGCACTTTTCATTGTTTATGTAAAATTAATTGATACTCAACGTGTAATCTTCATGAATAAATTGGTAGTGAAATgtttgaaatttcatgaatccgCAGAACAAGCCGCGTAACCTTACCATAACTGAGGTGTATCATCATCAATGTTTAGAGACTTAATCTGAAACATCTTTACTGATTGTGGAGTTGCTAATTGGTTTATATATGTTACTTTTAATCAAAACATGGTCATGTAAAATTGTCTTGTTCGTTAGAAATCAGTATGATATGGTTAGGATTTCCTTGTGTATTAAGTCTTGTTACAATGATGTTAAGTGACTAGAATGTTGAAGATGCACATTTCGTGTCATAGGAGTAGAGACTTCGTATACATACCTACACAAAGTTATGATCTGATGATTCGTATAGTTGATCATCAATTCTGATCAATTACGGTACTCTTACATGTACTTATCTCGATTCAAACTGGTTAGAGATTATGGTTATCTTCTCTGTCAGTCCAGAAAGTCTCAAGTGAGAGAATCACTGAAAAGTATTTCTTATTGATCAGTAAAAGTTGTGTATATTGTACTTGATTTACAAGCATAACCTTTCTGGCTATTTGTACTAACGTAGCTATCATGCATGAAGTATCCCTAATTGGAAACCTCTTTAATCTAGCTGGAGATGACATCATTATCCACTTAAACATCACTTCTTTCTCTAATGATTTTCTCGACCTGGGTGGCTCTCATTGTCACGTGACTCTTACTCCATGGTGTGGGCTCTTAGTCTTGACTTCTAGTTGTGTCCTTGATCTCTATCTTCGCTATCGGCTCCAGAACTCAGATCGTGCACGtggtttagtttttattttcagGTCGTGGTTATGAGAATATGATGTCCTTTAAATCCTGCACATAGTAAAGACTCGTATTCCCGAATTCGACATAGGTTCCCTCTCAGCACTCTAGATCGTAAGGCATGTACAACTGCCAGTATCGAGTAGATGCTGTATTTTGTCATACACATATTTGTCCTCAATCTACTTAAAGTTTAGTCTTTGAATGTGTTTTATGTAAACTTTGATTATTGTTTTCTGCGTTGCAATTTACATCAGCTCAGATCGTTTTTACAGCTGGAGGAGATGTAGCTTACATTTTGGTGTAAATATTATATTTACAGCTTAGCTTGGATAAGAGATAAAGATTAGTTTTATTTTGGCGGTATTACCTAGATTTAAGATCTTTGAGATCTCTTTTTGATCTGATATACCTCTTTCTCCCCCTCAAAAAGCGGAGTatttgaaaagacaagggtacccaaatacaccacaatcttttaaatatcaacctataagtctggtaTCTTAAGTGATCATATATGGACatagttgagacaatacaaattaagtcatataccttgtgtgattgtttatggacgagGTCGAAACAATAccacaacaagatatttacttaacaatagttacggtaataaccgattgactattatgatcaatgtcaagtaattcagATTAACGTACGTGtgttatttaattaattatta is a genomic window of Papaver somniferum cultivar HN1 unplaced genomic scaffold, ASM357369v1 unplaced-scaffold_137, whole genome shotgun sequence containing:
- the LOC113334461 gene encoding histone H2B.3-like; its protein translation is MAPKAEKKPAEKKPAEKKPAEEKKAEKAPAEKKPRAEKKLPSKDASSTDKKKKKSKKSVETYKIYIFKVLKQVHPDIGISSKAMGIMNSFINDIFEKLAAESSRLARYNKKPTITSREIQTAVRLVLPGELAKHAVSEGTKAVTKFTSS